From the genome of Pseudomonas sp. WJP1:
GCATGTTCGTTGACGAAATCCTGCAGCGGCTGGGTGAACTCGGTAGCGTTGCCCAGTGCGCGGTCGACGAAGGTGTCGCCCATCACTTGGCGACGTACTTCAACGCCGGATTTCTTGTTCTCGGTCATGGCGATTCCCTCTTATGGTGTTGGCGACGCCAGGCGCGCAATGACGTGAACAGCAGGAACGCCATTAGCGCTGGCAGGACGAAAAACAGCATCAGGTGTTCAAGCTTGCCGGCCAGCGGCATGCCGGTGGTGAACGACACCACGTGCAGGCCGTAGGCCAGGTACAAGCCCAGAAACAGCAGGCCTTCGGCGCGGGTCACGCGGTAACCGGAATAAAACACCGGCAGGCACAACGCGGCGACGCCAAGCATCACCGGCAAGTCGAAATCCAGGGCGTTAGGCGATACCGACAATGGCGCTGGCGCGAGCAGTGCGGTCAAGCCCAGCACACCCAGGAGGTTGAACAGGTTGCTGCCGATCACGTTGCCCACGGCGATCTCGCGTTCGCCGCGCAGGGCAGCGATCAGCGAGGTGGCGAGTTCCGGCAGGGACGTGCTGACGGCAACGATAGTCAGGCCGATGATGCGCTCCGACAAGCCCAGATCAGTGGCGACCGATACCGCTGCGCCCAGCAGCAAATGTCCGGCGTACACCAGCATTGCCAGACCGGTGACGATCATCAGCAGGCTGCTGATCCATGGAGCTTGCCCTGTGTGATCATGAATCGATACCGGGCGCACCGAATGCCGCGATTGGCGTAACAGCAAAGCCAGGTACACCAGCAGCGCCGTCAGCAGGATCACGCCGTCGACGCGGGTCAGATCTTCGTTCCAGGCCAGTAAGAACACGAGCAGGCTGGCGCCGATCATCAGGGGAATATCCAGGCGCACCAATTGCCGTGACACCCGCAACGGGATGATCAGCGCCGACAATCCGAGTGTGACGAGGATGTTGAAAATGCTGCTGCCGATCACGCTGCCGACGGCAATGTCGGCGTTGTGCGCCAGGGTTGCTTGCAGGCTGACCGCCATTTGCGGTGCGCTGCTACCGAGGGCGACGATGGTCAGGCCGATGATCAGTGGGCGTACATGCAGGCGGGCTGCCAGGCGCACGGCGGCGCGCACCATCAATTCGGCGCCGGCAATCAGCAGCACCAGCCCGCTGAGCAATTCGATAACGCTGATCAGGGGTAAATCGGCTAGTCCGAAAATGGTCGGGGCTCCGTCGGTCAGTCGAGGGCTTGCACGCGAACCCGCGCGGTGCCGCTCTTGAGCATGCCCAGCCGTTCGGCGGCTTCATGGGACAAATCGATCAGGCGGCCACGGGTGTGCGGGCCACGGTCATTGATACGCACCACGCAGGATCTGTCGTTGTTCAGGTTGGTGACCTTCACCCGTGTACCGAAGGGTAGCTGGCGATGGGCGGCGGTCATGGAATTCTTGTTGAAACGCTCGCCACTGGCGGTGCGTTTGCCTTGGTGTTTGGCGCCGTAGTAGGAGGCAACGCCGGTTTTGTCGTAGCCGTGCGGGTCGACGGTGTCGGTGCTGGCGCAGCCGGTCAGTAGGGAGAGCAGGGCGCAAAGTCCAAGTAGACGCTTCATTCAAGGTTTTCCCGAAACAATTGTGGGAGCGAGCCTGCTCGCGATTGGCATTCTGACAGTCAACTTTGTGTTGAGTGCCGGACCGCTATCGCGAGCAGGCTCGCTCCCACAGGGATTTGAGCCAGGTTTGAATGCTGGCTCCACTCCGGTCAGCCTTCGAGCTTGCTTTTCAGCAGTTCGTTGACCTGTTGCGGGTTGGCCTTGCCTTTGGAGGCTTTCATGGCCTGGCCGACGAAGAAACCGAACATCTTGCCGCGTTTGGCTTCGTCTGCCGCGCGGTATTGCTCGACCTGCTCGGCATTGGCTGCGAGCATTTCGTCCAGCACCGCCGAGATCGCGCCGGTGTCGGTCACTTGCTTGAGGCCGCGCTTTTCGATGATCTCGTCCGCGCTGCCTTCGCCGTTGGCCATGGCTTCGAACACCACCTTGGCGATTTTGCCAGAGATGGTGTTGTCCTTGATGCGCAGTAGCATGCCGCCCAGAAGCTCTGCGGAAACCGGCGACTGCTCGATGTCCAGGCCTTGCTTGTTGAGCAGGCTGCCCAACTCGACCATCACCCAGTTCGCCGCCAGCTTGGCGTCGCCGCCGATGCTCGCAACCTTCTCGAAGTAATCGGCTTGCTCGCGGCTGGTGGCCAGCACGCTGGCGTCATAGACCGACAGACCGAACTGCTCCTGGAAACGCTCGCGTTTCTGCGGTGGCAATTCCGGCAGGGTGGCGCGCACGTCGTCGAGGAACGAGTTTTCGATCACGACAGGCAGCAGGTCCGGATCGGGGAAGTAACGGTAGTCGTTGGCTTCCTCCTTGCTGCGCATCGGACGGGTTTCGTCCTTGTTCGGATCGTACAGGCGGGTCTGCTGGATCACCTTGCCGCCGTCTTCGATCAGCTCGATCTGGCGTTGGATTTCGCTGTTGATCGCCTTCTCGATAAAGCGGAACGAGTTGACGTTCTTGATCTCGCAGCGGGTGCCGAACTCGACCTGGCCCTTTGGACGGATCGACACGTTGCAGTCGCAACGTAGCGAACCTTCGGCCATGTTGCCGTCGCAGATGCCCAGGTAGCGCACCAGGGCGTGGATCGCCTTGACGTAAGCCACGGCTTCCTTGGCGCTGCGCATGTCCGGCTCGGAAACGATTTCCAGCAACGGCGTGCCGGCACGGTTCAGGTCGATGCCGCTGGCGCCGCTGAATTCTTCGTGCAGGCTCTTGCCGGCGTCTTCTTCCAGGTGCGCGCGGGTAATGCCGACGCGCTTGACCGTGCCGTCTTCCAGGGCGATGTCCAGGTGGCCCTTACCGACGATCGGCAATTCCATCTGGCTGATCTGGTAGCCCTTGGGCAGGTCCGGGTAGAAGTAGTTTTTACGGGCGAACACGTTGTGCTGGCCGATCTCGGCGTCAATCGCCAGGCCGAACATCACCGCCATGCGCACCGCTTCCTGGTTCAGCACCGGCAGTACGCCGGGCATGCCCAGGTCTACCAGGCTGGCCTGGGTGTTCGGTTCGGAACCGAAGGTGGTGGAACTACCGGAAAAGATTTTCGACCGGGTGGTGAGCTGGGTGTGAATCTCCAGCCCGATCACGACTTCCCATTGCATGTGTGTCTCCTCAGAAGCCGGTTGGGGTGCGGGTGTGCCAGTCAGTGTTTAACTGATACTGGTGGGCAACGTTCAACAGGCGACCTTCCTGGAAATACGGAGCGAGCAGTTGCACGCCGACCGGCAGGCCGTCGACAAAACCGGCCGGCATCGACAGGCCTGGCAGGCCGGCGAGGTTGGCGGTGATGGTGTAGACGTCTTCCAGGTAGGCGGCGACCGGGTCGCTGTTCTTGGCGCCGAGCTTCCAGGCCGGGTTTGGCGTGGTTGGGCCGAGAATGATGTCGACCTCATTGAAGGCCGCCATGAAGTCGTTCTTGATCAAGCGACGAATCTTCTGCGCCTTCAGGTAGTAGGCGTCGTAGTAACCGGCGGACAGGGCGTAGGCACCGACCATGATCCGGCGCTGCACTTCCGTTCCGAAACCTTCGCCACGGGAGCGCTTGTACAGGTCTTCGAGGTTTTTCGGGTCTTCACAGCGATAGCCGAAACGCACGCCATCGAAACGCGACAGGTTGGAAGAGGCTTCCGCCGGGGCGATCACGTAGTACGCAGGAATCGCATGCTGCATGTTCGGCAGGCTGATTTCCTTGATCACGGCGCCGAGCTTTTTCAGCTCTTCGACGCTGGCCATGACCAGGTCGGCGATGCGCGGGTCAAGACCGGCGCTGAAGTACTCTTTAGGCACGCCGATGCGCAGGCCCTGCAGCGAACCGTTCAGGCTGGCGCTGTAGTCCGGCACGGGTTCGTCGATGCTGGTGGAGTCGTTCGGATCGAAGCCAGCCATACCTTGCAACAATATTGCGCAGTCTTCGGCGGTGCGAGCCAGAGGGCCGCCCTGATCGAGGCTGGAGGCGTAAGCGATCATGCCCCAGCGCGAAACGCGACCGTACGTCGGTTTCAGGCCGGTGAGGTTGGTCAGCGCCGCTGGCTGGCGGATCGAACCGCCGGTGTCGGTACCGGTGGCGGCTGGCAGCAGGCGTGCGGCTACCGCAGCAGCGGAGCCGCCGGACGAACCACCCGGAACATGTTCCAGGTTCCACGGGTTTTTCACCGCGCCGTAGTAGCTCGACTCGTTGGCCGAGCCCATGGCGAATTCGTCCATGTTGGTCTTGCCCAGGGTCACGGCCCCGGCAGCGGCCAGCTTGGCGACGACGGTGGCGTCGTACGGCGCCTTGAAGTTGTCGAGCATCTTCGAGCCGCAGCTGGTGCGGATGCCCTGGGTGCAGAACAGGTCCTTGTGGGCGATCGGCGCACCCAGCAACGCGCCGTTCTCACCATTGGCGCGGCGTGCGTCAGCGGCTTTCGCCTGCGTGAGCGCAAGCTCTTCGGTGAGGCTGATGAAGCTGTTGAGCTGCGGGTCGAGCTGGGCGATGCGCGCCAGCAGGGCTTTGGTCAGCTCTTCGGAGGAAAACTTTTTATCGGCGAGTCCGCGGGCGATCTCGGCCAGAGTCAATTGATGCATTGCAGGCTCTTTCCCTTTAGTCGATGACTTTCGGAACCAGGTACAGGCCGTTTTCGACCGCTGGTGCGATGGACTGGTAGGCCTCGCGATTGTTGCTCTCGGTCACGACGTCTGCACGCAGGCGCTGGCTGGCTTCCAGTGGGTGGGCGAGCGGCTCGATACCATCGGTATTGACCGCCTGCATTTCGTCGACCAGCCCGAGAATGCTGTTGAGGGCCGAAGTAATGTGTGGAAGATCGGCATCATTGAGGCCAAGGCAGGCCAGATGAGCGATTTTTTCCACGTCGGAGCGTTCAAGCGCCATTGGGATTCTCCAGTGGAAAACAAGACGGACGGCGTCCGTGTGTTAGATTGTCGGAACACTACCGCACTTCTACGGTCATATGGCCGCGATTGTGGGGCTTGGTGCACAGAAAAGCGGCCAATTTAACATATTGGCGCCTTGCCCAAAATCCCTGTCGTTGTTAGAGTTTGCCGCACTTTTTTACCCACGCGTTGCCTAGGGTCCCTTTCCCATGTTCAAGAAACTGCGTGGCATGTTTTCCAGCGATCTTTCCATCGACCTGGGCACTGCCAACACCCTTATTTACGTGCGTGAGCGCGGTATCGTCCTGAATGAGCCATCGGTTGTGGCCATTCGGACGCACGGTAACCAGAAAAGTGTCGTTGCTGTCGGCACCGAAGCGAAGCGCATGTTGGGCCGTACGCCGGGCAACATTGCTGCCATTCGTCCGATGAAAGACGGCGTGATCGCCGACTTCAGCGTCTGCGAAAAGATGCTGCAGTATTTTATCAACAAGGTTCATGAAAACAGCTTCCTGCAGCCTAGCCCTCGCGTGTTGATCTGCGTTCCGTGCAAATCCACCCAGGTTGAGCGTCGCGCCATCCGTGAATCGGCCCTCGGTGCCGGTGCCCGTGAAGTGTTCCTGATCGAAGAGCCGATGGCTGCTGCGATCGGTGCCGGCCTGCCGGTTGAAGAAGCCCGCGGTTCGATGGTTGTGGATATCGGTGGCGGTACCACCGAAATCGCGCTGATCTCCCTGAACGGTGTGGTCTACGCCGAATCCGTTCGGGTGGGTGGCGACCGTTTCGACGAAGCGATCATCACTTACGTGCGTCGCAACTACGGCAGCCTGATCGGTGAGTCCACTGCCGAGCGCATCAAGCAGGAAATCGGTACCGCCTACCCGGGCGGCGAAGTCCGCGAAGTCGACGTTCGTGGCCGCAACCTGGCCGAAGGCGTTCCGCGCGCATTCACCCTGAACTCCAACGAAGTGCTGGAAGCTCTGCAAGAGTCCCTGGCAACCATCGTTCAGGCCGTGAAGAGCGCGCTGGAGCAATCGCCGCCGGAACTGGCTTCCGATATCGCCGAGCGTGGCCTGGTGTTGACCGGTGGTGGCGCCTTGCTGCGTGACCTCGACAAGCTGCTGGCCCAGGAAACCGGCCTGCCGGTGATCGTCGCCGAAGACCCGTTGACCTGCGTTGCTCGCGGCGGTGGCCGTGCATTGGAAATGATGGATAAACACACCATGGACCTGCTCTCCAGCGAATAAGTCGTCGGATCGCCTCCATGCTGTTGAGCGCGCAGGCGGCACTTTGCAGTGCTGCCTGTTCGCGTTTATCTTCTGTCGTCTGCATCCAGGCCGGTTTGATGCCGTATGAATAAAGAGAACATTTGCCTGGGAGGAGCGGCTTATTAAACCGCTTTTCACCAAGGGTCCCTCACTGGGCGTGCGCTTGTTGGTGCTGGTCGTGCTATCGGTCGCGCTGATGGTGGTCGATGCCCGCTTCACACTGCTCAAGCCAGTGCGTAGCCAGATGTCGCTGGTGCTGATGCAGTCTTACTGGATCACCGACCTGCCGCAGCGGCTATGGCAGGGTGTGGCCAGCCAGTTTGGCAGCCGCACCGAACTGGTCGCCGAAAACGAAAAGCTCAAGAGCGAAAACCTGCTGTTGCAGGGGCGTATGCAAAAGCTTGCCTCCCTCACCGAACAGAACGTTCGGCTGCGTGAGTTGCTCAACTCGTCGGCGCTGGTCAACGAAAAGGTCGAAGTGGCCGAATTGATCGGCATGGACCCCAACCCGTTCACCCATCGCATCATCATCAACAAGGGTGAGCGCGACGGCGTGGTGCTCGGTCAGCCGGTACTCGATGCCCGTGGCCTGATGGGCCAGGTGGTCGAGTTGATGCCCTACACCTCCCGGGTCCTGTTGCTGACCGACTCCACCCACAGCATTCCGGTGCAGGTCAACCGCAACGGCCTGCGCGCCATTGCCAGCGGCACCGGCAACCCGGAGCGCCTTGAGCTGCGCCACGTGGCCGATACCGCCGATATCAAGGAAGGCGACCTGTTGGTCAGTTCCGGCCTCGGCCAGCGCTTCCCGGCGGGTTACCCGGTGGCGACGGTCAAGGAAGTGATCCACGATTCCGGTCAGCCGTTCGCCATTGTTCGCGCCGTTCCGACCGCCGCCTTGAACCGCAGCCGATACCTGCTGCTGGTGTTCAGCGACACCCGCACGGCCGAAGAACGCGCCAACGATGCGGCCCAGGCCCAGGAAAGCCTGGATGCGCAGGGCGGTGGGCCGATCATTCCGGCAACCGTGCCGAGGCCGGCAGTTGTACCGGCGGCTGTTGCGGCTCCCGCTGCTCCGGCGACTCCAGCAGCGGCCGCGCCGGCTGCCACGACCCCGGCCAAACCTGCCGCCAAACCTACCGCGACGGCACCCGCCAAGCCACCGGCGGCGCAGCCCGCTGTCGTCAAGCCTGCTGCCAAACCGCCAGTCTCCGCGCCGGCTACCACTGGGGGACGAGAATAATGGTCGGTGTTACTGCTTCCCGAAACGGCTGGATCGTCTGGCTGACTTTCGCCGTCGGCATGTTGCTCAGCGTATCGCCGCTGCCGCAATTCATGGAAATCCTGCGCCCGCTGTGGCTGGCCTTGCTGCTGGCGTTCTGGGCGCTGGCACTGCCGCAGAAAGTCGGGATGGTCACCGCCTGGTGCCTGGGCCTGGCCGAGGACGTGCTGTACGGCACGCTGCTGGGCCAGAATGCATTGATCCTGACGCTCATCACCTACCTGGTGCTGGCGCTGCAACAACGCCTGCGAATGTTCCCGATGTGGCAGCAGAGCCTGGTGATCCTGGTGATCTTCGGCCTCGCCCAGCTGGTACAGCTATGGCTCAGTGCCCTGACCGGCAACCGTCAGCCAACCCTGGCACTGGTGTTGCCCGCACTGGTCAGCGCGTTGCTCTGGCCTTGGGTCAGCTTCGGTTTGCGCGGATTGCGTCGACGCTACAAAA
Proteins encoded in this window:
- a CDS encoding calcium/sodium antiporter translates to MVRAAVRLAARLHVRPLIIGLTIVALGSSAPQMAVSLQATLAHNADIAVGSVIGSSIFNILVTLGLSALIIPLRVSRQLVRLDIPLMIGASLLVFLLAWNEDLTRVDGVILLTALLVYLALLLRQSRHSVRPVSIHDHTGQAPWISSLLMIVTGLAMLVYAGHLLLGAAVSVATDLGLSERIIGLTIVAVSTSLPELATSLIAALRGEREIAVGNVIGSNLFNLLGVLGLTALLAPAPLSVSPNALDFDLPVMLGVAALCLPVFYSGYRVTRAEGLLFLGLYLAYGLHVVSFTTGMPLAGKLEHLMLFFVLPALMAFLLFTSLRAWRRQHHKRESP
- a CDS encoding septal ring lytic transglycosylase RlpA family protein, with the protein product MKRLLGLCALLSLLTGCASTDTVDPHGYDKTGVASYYGAKHQGKRTASGERFNKNSMTAAHRQLPFGTRVKVTNLNNDRSCVVRINDRGPHTRGRLIDLSHEAAERLGMLKSGTARVRVQALD
- the gatB gene encoding Asp-tRNA(Asn)/Glu-tRNA(Gln) amidotransferase subunit GatB, whose amino-acid sequence is MQWEVVIGLEIHTQLTTRSKIFSGSSTTFGSEPNTQASLVDLGMPGVLPVLNQEAVRMAVMFGLAIDAEIGQHNVFARKNYFYPDLPKGYQISQMELPIVGKGHLDIALEDGTVKRVGITRAHLEEDAGKSLHEEFSGASGIDLNRAGTPLLEIVSEPDMRSAKEAVAYVKAIHALVRYLGICDGNMAEGSLRCDCNVSIRPKGQVEFGTRCEIKNVNSFRFIEKAINSEIQRQIELIEDGGKVIQQTRLYDPNKDETRPMRSKEEANDYRYFPDPDLLPVVIENSFLDDVRATLPELPPQKRERFQEQFGLSVYDASVLATSREQADYFEKVASIGGDAKLAANWVMVELGSLLNKQGLDIEQSPVSAELLGGMLLRIKDNTISGKIAKVVFEAMANGEGSADEIIEKRGLKQVTDTGAISAVLDEMLAANAEQVEQYRAADEAKRGKMFGFFVGQAMKASKGKANPQQVNELLKSKLEG
- the gatA gene encoding Asp-tRNA(Asn)/Glu-tRNA(Gln) amidotransferase subunit GatA; this translates as MHQLTLAEIARGLADKKFSSEELTKALLARIAQLDPQLNSFISLTEELALTQAKAADARRANGENGALLGAPIAHKDLFCTQGIRTSCGSKMLDNFKAPYDATVVAKLAAAGAVTLGKTNMDEFAMGSANESSYYGAVKNPWNLEHVPGGSSGGSAAAVAARLLPAATGTDTGGSIRQPAALTNLTGLKPTYGRVSRWGMIAYASSLDQGGPLARTAEDCAILLQGMAGFDPNDSTSIDEPVPDYSASLNGSLQGLRIGVPKEYFSAGLDPRIADLVMASVEELKKLGAVIKEISLPNMQHAIPAYYVIAPAEASSNLSRFDGVRFGYRCEDPKNLEDLYKRSRGEGFGTEVQRRIMVGAYALSAGYYDAYYLKAQKIRRLIKNDFMAAFNEVDIILGPTTPNPAWKLGAKNSDPVAAYLEDVYTITANLAGLPGLSMPAGFVDGLPVGVQLLAPYFQEGRLLNVAHQYQLNTDWHTRTPTGF
- the gatC gene encoding Asp-tRNA(Asn)/Glu-tRNA(Gln) amidotransferase subunit GatC, coding for MALERSDVEKIAHLACLGLNDADLPHITSALNSILGLVDEMQAVNTDGIEPLAHPLEASQRLRADVVTESNNREAYQSIAPAVENGLYLVPKVID
- the mreB gene encoding rod shape-determining protein MreB; amino-acid sequence: MFKKLRGMFSSDLSIDLGTANTLIYVRERGIVLNEPSVVAIRTHGNQKSVVAVGTEAKRMLGRTPGNIAAIRPMKDGVIADFSVCEKMLQYFINKVHENSFLQPSPRVLICVPCKSTQVERRAIRESALGAGAREVFLIEEPMAAAIGAGLPVEEARGSMVVDIGGGTTEIALISLNGVVYAESVRVGGDRFDEAIITYVRRNYGSLIGESTAERIKQEIGTAYPGGEVREVDVRGRNLAEGVPRAFTLNSNEVLEALQESLATIVQAVKSALEQSPPELASDIAERGLVLTGGGALLRDLDKLLAQETGLPVIVAEDPLTCVARGGGRALEMMDKHTMDLLSSE
- the mreC gene encoding rod shape-determining protein MreC, which translates into the protein MRLLVLVVLSVALMVVDARFTLLKPVRSQMSLVLMQSYWITDLPQRLWQGVASQFGSRTELVAENEKLKSENLLLQGRMQKLASLTEQNVRLRELLNSSALVNEKVEVAELIGMDPNPFTHRIIINKGERDGVVLGQPVLDARGLMGQVVELMPYTSRVLLLTDSTHSIPVQVNRNGLRAIASGTGNPERLELRHVADTADIKEGDLLVSSGLGQRFPAGYPVATVKEVIHDSGQPFAIVRAVPTAALNRSRYLLLVFSDTRTAEERANDAAQAQESLDAQGGGPIIPATVPRPAVVPAAVAAPAAPATPAAAAPAATTPAKPAAKPTATAPAKPPAAQPAVVKPAAKPPVSAPATTGGRE
- the mreD gene encoding rod shape-determining protein MreD, with amino-acid sequence MVGVTASRNGWIVWLTFAVGMLLSVSPLPQFMEILRPLWLALLLAFWALALPQKVGMVTAWCLGLAEDVLYGTLLGQNALILTLITYLVLALQQRLRMFPMWQQSLVILVIFGLAQLVQLWLSALTGNRQPTLALVLPALVSALLWPWVSFGLRGLRRRYKIN